A genomic region of Negativicoccus succinicivorans contains the following coding sequences:
- the yhbY gene encoding ribosome assembly RNA-binding protein YhbY — MLTNQQKKFLQKLAMNIDPVVQIGKNGLEDTVIESARKAIAKRELIKVKIHQNSPAEKEETMNVLASALHAEKVQQIGGTGVFFRAKEKDSKIELPES; from the coding sequence ATGCTAACAAATCAGCAGAAAAAATTTTTACAAAAATTGGCCATGAACATAGATCCGGTGGTACAAATCGGTAAAAACGGTTTGGAGGACACAGTCATTGAAAGCGCGCGTAAGGCCATTGCCAAACGCGAATTGATTAAGGTTAAAATCCATCAGAATTCGCCGGCGGAAAAAGAAGAAACAATGAATGTGCTAGCGTCTGCGTTACATGCTGAAAAAGTACAACAGATCGGTGGGACAGGTGTGTTTTTTCGCGCGAAAGAAAAAGACTCCAAGATTGAGTTGCCTGAGTCATGA
- the ftsX gene encoding permease-like cell division protein FtsX, protein MKFRTFLYFLKEAFRSFFRNGWMTIASILTVTLSLFILGMFMTTVWNLNHAASYLENQVELSVYLKDGLTSEQIHAVEQKIKSVPQTKSVVFVNKDQALAEFKDRLGDQSYLLDSLNGNPLPSSFTVVYETPEGVHHGAELFVNYPEVESVQYGQETIEKLFQFTQIVRIGGMILIIFLAFATIFIVSNTIRLTVYARRKEIEIMKYVGATNGFIRWPFLLEGMILGTIGAIFAGVSLWQLYVSALRELVANGFAFLPLIPVYPFIAQVAAILLVAGILIGVVGSAISVHKYMKV, encoded by the coding sequence ATGAAATTTAGAACCTTTTTGTACTTCCTCAAAGAAGCATTTCGTTCGTTCTTTCGTAACGGCTGGATGACAATCGCTTCGATTTTGACAGTGACCTTATCTCTGTTTATCTTAGGTATGTTCATGACTACGGTCTGGAATTTAAATCACGCTGCTTCTTACCTGGAAAATCAGGTGGAGCTGAGTGTGTATTTAAAAGACGGGCTGACGTCAGAGCAGATTCATGCAGTGGAACAGAAAATTAAAAGCGTTCCTCAGACCAAATCCGTGGTTTTTGTAAATAAGGATCAGGCACTCGCGGAATTTAAAGATCGCTTGGGTGATCAAAGCTACCTGTTGGACTCGTTAAATGGTAATCCGTTGCCATCTTCATTTACGGTTGTTTACGAAACACCTGAAGGAGTTCATCACGGTGCAGAATTATTTGTGAACTATCCGGAAGTGGAAAGCGTTCAATACGGACAAGAAACGATTGAAAAATTATTTCAATTCACTCAGATTGTTAGAATCGGCGGAATGATTTTAATTATCTTCCTGGCCTTTGCTACTATTTTTATCGTTTCCAATACGATTCGTTTGACCGTTTACGCACGGCGTAAAGAAATAGAAATTATGAAATACGTCGGCGCCACTAACGGATTTATTCGTTGGCCGTTCCTTTTAGAAGGCATGATTCTCGGTACAATAGGCGCCATTTTTGCAGGCGTTAGCTTGTGGCAATTGTACGTATCGGCTCTGCGGGAATTAGTTGCCAATGGATTTGCATTTTTGCCCTTGATTCCGGTATATCCTTTTATTGCGCAAGTGGCAGCCATTTTACTTGTGGCCGGTATTTTGATCGGCGTTGTCGGCAGTGCGATTTCGGTGCACAAGTACATGAAGGTATAG
- a CDS encoding LCP family protein, with protein sequence MNDKRIKHPQRRRKKRRGWRWRLKWMVILLLFLFLIGAVYWFGQQKAPGNATKELEQGTADTPIYILATGIDQSDPKAADTIMLVAVNFQKQTAAVISLFPNMGTPTEDGHVPLLKDAYTAGGIAALKEQVERSFQIFIPYYVTLDEAHFASWLDTRGPVSLYVEKNMEHDDGVTTPIRLAQGYQELDGKQAVAYLRYRDDVAGELGRTQRQQRFLKAYLAQLQKQYSWVNYMYTYFSWHHFASNISAGDGAKLVYELTKMPPENIAFYIVPGEPQTAGEIHYWQVDPIGSQTLIGKTLTTNMAE encoded by the coding sequence ATGAATGACAAAAGAATAAAGCATCCGCAGCGGCGACGTAAGAAACGCAGAGGTTGGCGTTGGCGGTTAAAATGGATGGTCATCTTGTTGCTCTTTTTGTTTTTGATCGGTGCAGTATATTGGTTCGGACAGCAAAAAGCACCTGGTAACGCCACGAAAGAGCTGGAGCAAGGAACGGCAGATACACCGATTTATATTTTGGCAACGGGGATTGACCAAAGCGACCCGAAAGCGGCGGATACCATTATGCTCGTTGCCGTTAACTTTCAAAAACAAACCGCGGCCGTGATTTCCCTTTTCCCAAATATGGGAACACCTACCGAAGACGGACATGTACCGCTTTTAAAAGATGCGTATACGGCGGGCGGGATAGCAGCATTAAAAGAACAGGTAGAGCGCTCATTTCAGATTTTTATTCCCTATTATGTGACACTTGACGAAGCACATTTTGCATCTTGGCTTGATACTCGGGGCCCGGTATCACTGTATGTGGAAAAAAACATGGAACACGATGACGGCGTGACTACACCGATTCGCTTGGCACAAGGCTATCAGGAACTCGACGGTAAGCAAGCGGTTGCCTACTTACGTTATCGCGACGATGTTGCCGGTGAACTGGGGCGTACCCAGCGTCAGCAACGATTTTTGAAAGCATATCTTGCGCAATTGCAAAAGCAATATAGTTGGGTAAATTACATGTATACGTATTTTTCGTGGCATCACTTCGCTAGCAATATTTCGGCCGGTGACGGAGCGAAGCTGGTGTATGAATTGACGAAAATGCCACCTGAAAACATTGCTTTTTACATCGTACCGGGAGAACCGCAAACAGCAGGAGAAATCCATTACTGGCAGGTAGATCCGATTGGCAGTCAAACGTTGATCGGCAAAACCTTGACTACGAATATGGCGGAATAG
- the obgE gene encoding GTPase ObgE, producing MFIDRARILIESGSGGNGMSSFRREKYVPKGGPSGGDGGHGGAVILRATRNMNTLIDFRYRRIFKAKPGENGQSSNKFGKDANDLYIDVPLGTSVYDDESDKLLADLVADGEEYVALKGGRGGRGNARFATSANRAPKFAEQGEPGQERWLRLELKVLADVGIIGYPSVGKSSLIRKVSAAKPEVAAYPFTTLTPSLGVVRLDEERQFVMADIPGLIEGASKGVGLGHQFLRHVERSKVLLHMVDITGSEGRDPLEDVEIINTELALYSDLLPQKRQLIVANKIDALSDVEELRNFTKIQTEKGREVFPISTVTGEGIPALLQRTWEVLQEVAMEAQEEPAVIDEAIYDETPQPDFTVTRGDDAAYELHGRRIERLVGMTNFDDDYSVLRFQKIWRYMELDEFLREHGVKQGDTIRIGEVEFTFEE from the coding sequence ATGTTTATCGACCGCGCAAGAATTTTAATAGAATCAGGTTCCGGCGGCAACGGGATGAGCAGTTTCCGTCGTGAAAAGTATGTACCCAAAGGCGGCCCGAGTGGTGGTGATGGCGGGCACGGCGGTGCTGTCATTTTACGTGCAACGCGCAACATGAACACGTTGATTGATTTTCGCTATCGCAGGATTTTCAAAGCAAAACCGGGTGAAAACGGGCAATCAAGCAATAAATTCGGAAAAGATGCCAATGATTTATACATTGATGTTCCCTTGGGAACATCTGTGTATGATGATGAAAGTGACAAGTTGTTGGCCGATTTAGTAGCGGACGGCGAAGAGTATGTTGCACTTAAGGGGGGACGCGGTGGCCGCGGAAATGCGCGCTTTGCTACCAGCGCCAATCGGGCACCAAAATTTGCGGAGCAGGGGGAACCGGGACAGGAACGTTGGTTGCGTTTGGAATTAAAAGTTTTAGCCGATGTGGGAATTATCGGGTATCCGAGTGTGGGTAAATCCTCACTGATTCGTAAAGTATCCGCCGCTAAACCGGAAGTAGCCGCGTATCCGTTTACTACACTTACGCCGAGTTTAGGTGTCGTTCGTTTGGATGAAGAGAGACAGTTTGTAATGGCCGATATCCCCGGCCTCATCGAAGGTGCCAGCAAAGGTGTCGGCTTAGGACACCAGTTCTTACGTCACGTGGAGCGCAGTAAAGTGTTGTTGCACATGGTGGATATCACTGGTTCTGAAGGGCGAGATCCATTAGAAGATGTTGAAATTATCAACACCGAACTGGCATTATATAGTGATCTGCTGCCCCAAAAACGCCAATTAATTGTTGCGAATAAAATTGATGCTTTGTCCGACGTTGAAGAACTGAGGAATTTTACGAAAATACAAACAGAAAAAGGGCGCGAGGTTTTTCCTATTTCCACTGTGACCGGCGAAGGGATTCCCGCATTGCTGCAGCGGACCTGGGAAGTTTTGCAAGAGGTCGCAATGGAAGCGCAGGAAGAGCCGGCCGTCATTGATGAAGCGATATATGATGAAACACCGCAACCCGATTTTACGGTGACGCGTGGTGATGATGCTGCTTATGAATTACATGGTCGACGGATCGAACGACTGGTTGGTATGACAAATTTTGACGATGATTACTCCGTATTGCGTTTCCAAAAAATTTGGCGCTATATGGAACTTGATGAATTTTTGCGTGAGCATGGCGTGAAGCAAGGCGACACCATTCGCATCGGTGAAGTAGAATTTACTTTTGAGGAGTAA
- a CDS encoding glutamate-5-semialdehyde dehydrogenase, whose amino-acid sequence MRAADYGMRAQAVKNHCASLTTETKNELLRALAERLQVSMAEILAANEQDLAATHGLSSAMQDRLRLTAERIEAIAQSVEQVATLPDPLADAQEKRIFTNGLTQYKVTVPFGVIAIIYEARPNVTIDAAALALKSGNTVILRGGKEAQHTNLVLTQCVRDVLHDAGLPEDIVQYVQTTDRSLVGELLRERSTIDLVIPRGGRGLIQFVLENSTVPVIETGSGICHVYVDKAADPMKATAIVMNAKTQRPSVCNALETLLVHRAVAPQWLPVIAEKLTAAGVELRGDEATCRYVSGCRPVTAEDWATEYNDLILSVKVVDDLDAALAHIARYGTRHSECIISEDRHAIERFLREVDAAAVYANASTRFTDGFEFGLGAEIGISTQKLHARGPMGLEALVTYKYCLYGTGQVRS is encoded by the coding sequence ATGCGAGCGGCAGACTATGGAATGCGTGCACAGGCGGTCAAAAATCATTGCGCAAGCTTGACTACGGAAACTAAAAATGAATTGTTACGTGCTCTCGCAGAACGTTTACAAGTTTCGATGGCCGAAATTCTGGCGGCTAACGAACAGGATCTTGCCGCTACTCATGGACTTTCCAGTGCAATGCAGGATCGGTTGCGTTTAACTGCCGAACGAATTGAAGCGATCGCACAGAGCGTAGAGCAGGTAGCAACATTGCCGGATCCGTTAGCTGATGCACAAGAAAAACGTATCTTTACAAACGGTCTTACTCAATATAAAGTCACCGTTCCTTTTGGTGTGATTGCGATTATTTATGAAGCACGTCCTAACGTAACGATTGATGCGGCGGCGTTGGCTTTGAAATCGGGCAATACGGTGATTTTACGAGGTGGCAAAGAAGCGCAACATACAAATCTGGTGTTGACTCAATGTGTGAGGGACGTTTTGCACGACGCCGGGTTGCCGGAAGATATAGTACAATATGTTCAGACTACCGACCGCAGCCTGGTGGGAGAACTTCTACGGGAGCGTTCCACCATTGATTTGGTGATTCCCCGCGGTGGACGTGGTTTGATTCAGTTTGTGCTGGAAAACAGCACGGTTCCCGTCATTGAAACCGGAAGCGGCATTTGTCATGTATATGTGGATAAAGCGGCGGATCCGATGAAAGCAACGGCGATTGTAATGAACGCCAAAACCCAACGGCCCTCGGTTTGCAATGCACTGGAAACGTTGCTGGTACACCGTGCTGTAGCGCCGCAGTGGCTACCTGTTATAGCAGAAAAACTTACTGCAGCAGGAGTGGAGCTGCGGGGGGATGAAGCAACATGCCGATACGTTTCCGGATGCAGGCCGGTTACCGCCGAGGATTGGGCGACCGAATATAATGATTTGATTCTGTCCGTTAAAGTAGTAGATGATTTGGATGCTGCACTTGCTCACATTGCGAGGTACGGTACGCGCCACAGTGAATGCATTATCAGTGAAGATAGGCATGCCATCGAACGTTTCTTACGCGAAGTCGATGCGGCAGCAGTGTATGCGAATGCTTCCACGCGTTTTACAGATGGTTTTGAATTTGGCCTGGGCGCGGAGATCGGGATCAGTACGCAAAAACTACATGCACGCGGCCCTATGGGATTGGAAGCTTTAGTGACATATAAGTATTGTCTTTACGGTACAGGACAAGTAAGGTCCTGA
- the nadD gene encoding nicotinate-nucleotide adenylyltransferase, translated as MPQRIGIFGGTFNPIHLGHLVIAEAAWQEYDLAKVVFVPASHPPHKQQDSDVAPNELRYEMVRLAIADNPHFDISDVELRREGLSYTVDTLRYFHTQYPAGTEFYFIIGTDTLEQLPTWKYIDELIELCHFVSALRPHYQVNREHLTERFGDLAQTRIHYLATPQLEISATDLRRRLCRGQSVRYLMPDPVRRRLTEKGIYDC; from the coding sequence ATGCCGCAACGAATCGGAATTTTCGGTGGGACATTTAATCCCATTCACCTTGGCCATTTAGTAATCGCGGAAGCGGCCTGGCAAGAATATGACTTGGCTAAAGTGGTATTTGTTCCGGCTTCGCATCCACCGCACAAACAGCAAGACTCAGATGTCGCGCCGAATGAGCTGCGATATGAGATGGTGCGTTTGGCGATCGCCGACAACCCGCATTTTGACATTTCCGATGTCGAATTGCGACGTGAAGGACTGTCTTATACGGTAGACACGTTACGGTATTTTCACACGCAATATCCCGCCGGCACCGAATTTTATTTCATTATCGGTACGGATACATTGGAACAATTACCGACCTGGAAGTACATAGATGAATTGATTGAATTATGCCATTTTGTGAGCGCGTTGCGGCCTCATTACCAGGTCAACCGGGAACATCTTACGGAACGATTTGGGGATTTGGCGCAAACTCGCATCCATTATTTGGCAACGCCGCAATTGGAAATTTCCGCGACAGATTTGCGCAGGCGTCTTTGCAGAGGTCAGTCTGTACGCTATTTAATGCCGGACCCCGTACGGCGCCGGCTGACAGAAAAGGGAATTTATGACTGTTAA
- a CDS encoding S41 family peptidase codes for MKQAWGFKYLLRTLVTGIVFAILVLLATSYLLFGSVEDGVRFTRVLLTVRHDYVHRPDPEQLTDGAIGGMVQSLNDPYSYYLPAGEFTRFTQSIEGKFVGVGIILTTDSEFPRIMRVLPGGSAEAADVPVNGYIVAVDGETTKGMPLPKTVEKITGPANTQVTITVRSDNGDRDFTLKRKEFSVPTVTHEMMPEQIGYLRIGQFTEHTPEEVNRALTELKYQGMQRLVLDLRKNPGGSLAAVTAVADHFVSQGELVRIVPRSGKTEVIKVNGSNERVPLVVLIDHDSASASEILAAAIRDHQTGILIGTTTYGKGTVQSVLPVSDETGLRLTIAEYYSPNGSSINGYGVTPDIDLGEKVDTPQALQIAIEEVKKIK; via the coding sequence ATGAAACAGGCATGGGGCTTTAAATACCTGCTGCGTACACTGGTGACGGGGATTGTTTTTGCTATTTTGGTTTTATTGGCAACATCCTATCTTCTGTTTGGCAGTGTTGAAGATGGCGTGCGATTTACGCGTGTGTTGCTTACGGTACGGCATGATTACGTCCATCGCCCCGATCCGGAGCAATTGACTGACGGGGCTATTGGCGGTATGGTGCAAAGTTTGAATGATCCGTACTCCTACTATTTGCCGGCCGGTGAGTTTACCCGTTTTACGCAGTCCATAGAAGGAAAGTTCGTGGGTGTCGGCATTATTTTAACAACCGACAGTGAGTTTCCTCGCATCATGCGGGTTTTACCCGGTGGAAGTGCGGAAGCAGCGGATGTTCCGGTAAACGGATACATTGTTGCTGTAGATGGGGAAACAACTAAGGGAATGCCATTGCCTAAAACAGTGGAAAAAATCACCGGCCCTGCGAATACACAAGTAACGATTACGGTACGAAGTGATAACGGGGACCGAGATTTTACGTTGAAACGTAAAGAGTTTTCTGTTCCGACGGTAACGCATGAGATGATGCCCGAGCAGATTGGCTATTTACGTATCGGTCAGTTTACGGAACATACCCCGGAGGAAGTAAACCGGGCGCTGACGGAATTAAAATATCAGGGTATGCAGCGTCTGGTCTTGGATTTACGCAAGAATCCGGGAGGCTCGCTGGCAGCCGTAACGGCGGTGGCGGATCACTTTGTGTCGCAGGGGGAATTGGTACGAATTGTGCCGCGTTCCGGTAAAACCGAGGTTATCAAAGTGAACGGCAGCAACGAGCGCGTGCCTCTTGTGGTTTTAATTGATCATGACAGTGCGAGCGCCAGTGAAATTTTAGCAGCAGCGATTCGGGATCACCAAACCGGCATCTTGATAGGCACGACAACGTATGGGAAAGGGACCGTACAAAGCGTGCTGCCGGTCTCCGATGAGACAGGACTGCGTTTGACGATCGCAGAATATTACAGCCCGAATGGAAGCAGTATCAACGGGTATGGTGTCACGCCTGATATCGACTTGGGAGAAAAAGTGGATACACCGCAAGCACTGCAGATAGCTATTGAAGAAGTCAAAAAAATCAAATAG
- a CDS encoding S1 RNA-binding domain-containing protein: protein MSSKSAGPNNVTLKENTLVSLKVARTGELGAFLDAGTGNTSDDILLHHDQQTAPVEVGDIVDVFLYHDPKGRLTASMRLPRIQPGQIAYAEVIQRTRFGAFVDLGTERGIFLPFAEMKGNLQEGDRVWIRLYEDKSGRLAVSMDVGLAMQSIAKPSEGIERGDEVTAAIYNITADGALGITPQKYLVFIHRDEWDHTILVGEMVKARVTFVREDGRLNASLRAQKETAMTTDAATILAYLEARGGVMPYTDKTDPTVIRRQFKLSKSAFKRALGHLMKQGKITQDNAQTRLVE from the coding sequence TTGAGCAGCAAATCAGCGGGGCCCAATAACGTAACGCTAAAAGAAAACACACTTGTCTCTCTTAAGGTCGCGCGTACCGGTGAACTGGGAGCTTTTTTGGATGCCGGCACCGGAAATACTTCGGATGATATTCTGTTGCATCATGATCAACAAACGGCTCCGGTCGAAGTGGGAGACATTGTTGATGTTTTCTTGTATCATGATCCCAAAGGCAGGTTGACCGCAAGCATGCGCTTACCCCGCATTCAGCCGGGCCAAATTGCATATGCTGAAGTAATTCAACGGACGCGCTTTGGAGCATTCGTTGATTTGGGAACCGAGCGCGGTATTTTTTTGCCGTTTGCCGAAATGAAAGGAAATCTCCAGGAAGGTGATCGTGTTTGGATTCGCCTTTACGAGGATAAATCCGGTCGACTGGCGGTGAGCATGGATGTAGGTTTAGCCATGCAATCCATTGCCAAACCCAGCGAAGGGATTGAACGAGGCGATGAAGTGACGGCGGCGATTTATAATATTACCGCCGACGGAGCATTGGGAATCACGCCGCAAAAATATTTGGTCTTTATTCATCGCGATGAATGGGACCACACGATTTTGGTAGGAGAAATGGTCAAGGCTCGGGTTACGTTCGTGCGCGAAGACGGTCGCTTGAATGCCTCGTTACGAGCGCAAAAAGAAACGGCCATGACCACGGATGCGGCCACGATCCTTGCCTATTTGGAGGCGCGCGGTGGCGTCATGCCGTATACGGATAAGACCGATCCTACAGTGATTCGCCGACAGTTTAAACTCAGTAAAAGTGCGTTTAAACGTGCGCTCGGGCACTTAATGAAACAGGGAAAAATTACGCAAGATAATGCGCAGACACGCTTAGTGGAGTGA
- the yqeK gene encoding bis(5'-nucleosyl)-tetraphosphatase (symmetrical) YqeK, with translation MTVKTVSTKELRKKMKELLSEKRYRHSLGVAHTASVLAQQFGGDPKQAERCGLVHDCAKEMSLTEMQELLADQKQQISPMMWHMRSLLHGPAGAVYAKNNFGFTDPLELAAIAYHTTGREAMSHLELIIFVADYIEPTREYDGVEQIRAIAKTDLRKAALAGIDSTIRHLLNLGQEIYTPTVDVRNYLIKETQHA, from the coding sequence ATGACTGTTAAAACAGTTTCCACGAAAGAACTTCGTAAAAAAATGAAAGAATTACTTTCCGAGAAGCGATATCGTCACTCTCTGGGAGTAGCTCACACGGCAAGCGTTCTGGCGCAGCAATTCGGCGGCGATCCCAAACAGGCGGAACGCTGCGGCCTGGTTCACGACTGTGCAAAAGAAATGTCACTTACAGAAATGCAGGAGTTATTGGCAGATCAAAAGCAACAAATTTCGCCGATGATGTGGCATATGCGCAGCTTACTGCACGGTCCTGCAGGTGCTGTATACGCAAAAAATAATTTCGGTTTTACGGACCCTTTAGAATTGGCCGCCATTGCGTATCATACTACGGGGCGAGAGGCGATGAGCCATCTTGAATTAATTATATTTGTAGCCGATTACATTGAACCGACGCGTGAATATGACGGTGTTGAACAGATCCGCGCAATAGCCAAAACGGACTTGCGCAAGGCTGCTTTAGCGGGTATCGATTCGACTATTCGTCATCTTTTGAATTTGGGACAGGAAATTTATACGCCGACAGTAGACGTGCGTAATTATTTAATAAAGGAAACGCAGCACGCATGA
- the rsfS gene encoding ribosome silencing factor — protein MEIKQLTEQIVTLLESKKGKQIKVLNMEGITALADYFILVNAGNKKHSQALADEVTKLLTDNNVELLRENGYREGTWILQDFGSIIVHIFVPEERTYYDLDTMWGDAKIEQQISGAQ, from the coding sequence ATGGAAATTAAGCAATTAACGGAACAGATTGTAACCTTACTGGAAAGCAAAAAAGGCAAACAAATCAAAGTTTTAAATATGGAAGGCATCACTGCCTTGGCCGACTATTTCATTTTGGTAAATGCAGGTAATAAAAAGCACTCACAGGCATTGGCTGACGAAGTAACTAAGTTGTTAACTGATAATAATGTGGAACTTTTGCGAGAAAACGGATACCGTGAAGGAACCTGGATTTTGCAAGATTTCGGATCGATTATTGTCCATATTTTTGTGCCGGAAGAACGCACTTACTATGATTTGGACACAATGTGGGGAGACGCCAAAATTGAGCAGCAAATCAGCGGGGCCCAATAA
- the proB gene encoding glutamate 5-kinase, which produces MNRDFQAGKRIVVKVGSSSITHETGIIDLAKINALVYDLATLAAEGYEVVLVSSGAVAAGMPALKMIERPQRLEEKQAAAAVGQGLLIHMYEAAFQAYGITVAQVLLTKGDYLHPRRYMYAQRTLHSLLQFGALPIVNENDTIAVDEFKVGDNDNLAAMVASIIGADMLIILSDVDGLYTANPMTDPESTLISEITQITPAVLALAQGTGSNRGTGGMLTKLEAADICIHSGVHMLICASDEPHVVTRAVHGENIGTWFKARKVHPQMRKRQLLFGTQMKGTLFVDEGCKEAILQHGSSILPIGIIGVEGTFEEGDGVSIRYQGQEIARGTAALTSEELMQVKGVHSADIEKRLGYTPRFLVAVHRDNLVRKG; this is translated from the coding sequence ATGAACCGGGACTTTCAGGCTGGTAAACGCATTGTTGTGAAAGTGGGCAGTAGCTCTATCACACATGAAACCGGCATTATCGATCTGGCTAAGATTAATGCGCTGGTGTATGATCTGGCAACGCTTGCCGCGGAAGGCTATGAAGTGGTTTTAGTGTCTTCCGGCGCTGTTGCGGCAGGGATGCCGGCATTGAAAATGATTGAACGGCCGCAGCGCTTAGAAGAAAAGCAAGCTGCGGCAGCGGTCGGGCAAGGACTCTTAATTCATATGTATGAGGCAGCGTTTCAGGCTTATGGTATTACCGTGGCGCAAGTTCTTTTGACCAAAGGAGACTACTTACATCCGCGGCGATATATGTATGCGCAACGAACATTGCACTCTTTGTTGCAATTTGGTGCTTTGCCGATCGTCAATGAAAACGATACGATTGCCGTCGATGAATTTAAGGTTGGCGACAATGATAATTTGGCAGCGATGGTCGCGAGTATTATCGGCGCGGATATGCTCATTATTTTATCGGATGTAGATGGTCTGTATACGGCCAATCCGATGACAGATCCTGAAAGTACACTTATTTCTGAAATTACGCAGATTACGCCGGCGGTTTTGGCATTGGCACAGGGCACAGGGAGCAATCGTGGAACCGGCGGCATGCTTACTAAACTGGAAGCGGCAGATATTTGTATTCATTCGGGCGTCCATATGCTCATTTGTGCATCCGATGAGCCGCATGTAGTAACGCGTGCCGTACATGGAGAAAACATCGGCACTTGGTTTAAAGCACGTAAAGTCCATCCCCAAATGCGTAAACGACAATTACTGTTTGGTACGCAGATGAAAGGCACACTGTTTGTGGATGAAGGTTGTAAAGAGGCTATTTTGCAACATGGTTCCAGCATTTTACCGATCGGTATTATCGGGGTCGAGGGAACGTTTGAAGAAGGTGACGGCGTTTCAATTCGCTACCAAGGACAGGAGATCGCTCGTGGAACAGCTGCATTAACCAGTGAAGAATTGATGCAGGTCAAGGGTGTACATTCAGCTGATATTGAAAAACGATTGGGATATACGCCGCGCTTTTTGGTTGCGGTGCACCGAGACAATTTGGTGCGGAAGGGGTAA
- a CDS encoding murein hydrolase activator EnvC family protein, with protein MAENLEAELSDVQSQMNEAQHRKELAEEQIGSVSELLRQIQSELDVALNELHAIEVQQSQVNAQIQQTEVELTAAQKRLDERERILNKRLRDVYMHGKLNYLEVILGAKNFTDFANRLEFLKRIVSADLNLITEIRAERELILQKKQQLEVQRQQLAKLQAEAEAKKTVVENKKQDQLIVLARLQDEKALAEASYAELQATSQDIEARIRARQQQGASAGQVVHGSGVFIWPTSGPITSPFGYRIHPIFGTQIYHSGIDIGVDTGTPIMAADSGVVVEADWLGGYGYAVVIDHGNGLSTLYGHNSELAVSPGQSVQQGQVIAYAGSTGYSTGPHCHFEVRVDGSPVDPMGYL; from the coding sequence TTGGCAGAAAACTTAGAAGCTGAGCTTTCTGATGTTCAATCACAAATGAATGAAGCGCAGCACCGTAAAGAACTTGCCGAGGAGCAAATCGGTTCTGTTTCCGAACTGTTGCGTCAGATTCAAAGTGAGCTGGATGTGGCTTTGAATGAGTTGCATGCAATAGAGGTGCAGCAATCGCAAGTCAATGCTCAAATTCAGCAAACTGAAGTGGAACTCACTGCTGCGCAAAAGCGCTTGGACGAACGTGAACGGATTTTAAATAAACGCTTGCGTGACGTGTATATGCACGGCAAGCTGAATTATTTAGAAGTTATTTTAGGTGCGAAAAACTTTACCGATTTCGCCAATCGCTTGGAATTTTTAAAACGAATCGTTTCGGCCGATCTGAATTTGATTACGGAAATTCGCGCCGAACGTGAGCTTATTTTGCAGAAAAAACAGCAGTTGGAAGTACAACGTCAGCAGTTGGCAAAACTGCAAGCCGAAGCGGAAGCAAAGAAGACAGTTGTCGAAAATAAAAAACAGGATCAACTGATCGTCTTAGCACGCTTACAGGATGAAAAGGCGTTAGCAGAAGCGTCTTACGCGGAATTACAAGCCACCAGTCAGGATATAGAAGCACGCATTAGAGCGCGGCAACAACAAGGTGCCAGCGCCGGACAAGTTGTGCATGGCAGTGGTGTTTTCATTTGGCCGACAAGCGGTCCGATCACATCGCCGTTCGGCTATCGTATTCACCCGATTTTTGGCACGCAGATTTATCATTCCGGTATCGATATCGGAGTTGATACCGGTACGCCGATTATGGCAGCGGATAGCGGTGTCGTCGTTGAGGCGGATTGGCTCGGTGGTTACGGCTATGCCGTCGTTATTGATCATGGGAATGGCTTGAGCACTTTGTATGGACATAATTCCGAGCTGGCGGTCTCGCCGGGGCAGAGCGTGCAACAGGGACAGGTTATAGCATATGCAGGATCTACCGGTTATTCGACCGGACCGCATTGCCATTTTGAAGTGCGTGTTGACGGTTCCCCTGTGGACCCGATGGGATATCTCTGA